One window of Campylobacter sp. RM12651 genomic DNA carries:
- a CDS encoding calcium-binding protein, with product MTEKNKETLDFINDVFAKIQFVEKSMAKYLGVKNTIFFDIKTQTFSIYIKYLQNKDKDNTALRLAGNIFGSIIDEVILNKSKNILVFLNKLGVVENERIEAIINFKASDYFGETFPEAAEFYGRILNDKEFAKEMFENAKSVLDFDLIKDYYSNVTFDKFCSDVIDLLRPKEDVKKGKPVLEAEVKDNNIIIKADNINDGIDFANNSKFNNYDIALSDYNNSVQIEKNNNFVTINTNNNSTLSDEDLFDLALFSGVNKASINNVKYDIKQLDNDTLKDIIDYIPSKSFVLTNIKILVGEEILLGDNKKYVVKQGDTIIDIAKANKMSVKSLIKLNPNLIEQGRVKFLEDKVLVEANGDLAKIFDYKDFVSRTFKDTFKGDYSDDFKNSLYKNKTLNIFYNPMAKVIKYDPLVLDLNNNGRIDTITLNNSKAFFDHNSDNIAYKSSWISKDDGLLVLDKNNNNLIDNGNELFGNFTEIPSSDFKALDTNNNQTLNPTQTTLALNGFEALKLLDSNEDGVIDINDKEFNNLKIWQDLNEDGITQINELKSLKDLNITSINLNYKDTNQNLDNDNTITQTATFIKDDKESLLADINFSVSSIERVFKDKIKYSEEELNLANLKGYGVLRDLRDAACLDTKLKALLKDYSSTNSKEEQLNKLDSLIYAWANTNKALNKDFNLSKTKEFDSNNPSNTDSIRDLWLTPSQAREYANFTISESLKNEFNELKQKISIINSFLGVNNQDFYIASLNEFNELRNSFNNTYDSLRTYVYKGLLFQTRLKEYYDEISITSYENNGSYELKLDFSKSIEKFKAINETNPKKAFVDLAEFITSFKDINSLNDCVILLGDFIKTMNNYTLSDYLKLLDEDTINALSTQTGTSGNDTLVGTNLLNGKDTLYGLDGDDTLIGGIGDDTLVGGNGNDTYVFDKDFGHDTIINYKSNLNDIDCIKFNDASINANNLKYVRNYDDLMLIKDDNNSIRVKDFFAYEDLRNTIDEIKFANNTSINKDEIINRVYTPTNGDDNFTMFFTNKDYVITMLDGNDTIITHNGDDIIDGGDGDDIIRSGAGADIINGGNGNDDIYAGDGDDIIIGGAGDDILQGGMGNDKYIYKGVWGKDTIINLRNDNAYDEIILDVSSSFVKITRNNDDLIINKLKSAGWFRKVVDESSSIKVVDFFKKDYDISALVLQDKTLSANDLRQMVLTPTWGNDTLIGSEYSDKIYGLFGNDTLIGGKGDDYLDGGAGNDTYIFNRNDGNDYIKDALGYDTIKFNDISFSEVVLKKDVDNLIIKYNNNKDSVTILGNFGIGFNKIEKFVFSDKTLCYDEFINTAAKELPSYEDLVNKVIKPDLSSYLKNTERLIQDTNAYSPNSSGFITYTDDKNNNIQVYL from the coding sequence ATGACCGAGAAAAATAAAGAAACTTTAGATTTTATAAATGATGTTTTTGCAAAAATTCAATTTGTAGAAAAATCAATGGCAAAATATCTTGGGGTTAAGAATACAATATTTTTTGATATTAAAACTCAAACATTTTCTATATATATAAAATATTTACAAAATAAAGATAAAGATAATACAGCTTTAAGGTTGGCAGGCAATATTTTTGGCAGTATAATTGATGAAGTTATACTCAATAAATCTAAAAATATATTAGTATTCTTAAACAAACTAGGGGTTGTAGAAAATGAAAGGATTGAAGCTATTATCAATTTTAAAGCTTCTGATTATTTTGGAGAAACTTTTCCTGAAGCTGCTGAATTCTATGGAAGAATATTGAATGATAAAGAGTTTGCAAAAGAAATGTTTGAAAATGCCAAGTCAGTTTTAGATTTTGATTTGATAAAGGATTATTATTCTAATGTAACTTTTGATAAATTTTGTAGTGATGTTATAGATTTACTTAGACCAAAAGAAGATGTGAAAAAAGGTAAACCTGTATTAGAAGCAGAAGTTAAAGATAATAATATAATTATTAAAGCAGATAATATTAATGATGGGATTGATTTTGCAAATAATTCTAAATTTAATAATTATGATATCGCATTAAGTGATTATAATAATTCAGTTCAAATTGAAAAAAACAATAATTTTGTCACAATAAACACCAATAATAATTCTACTTTATCTGATGAAGATTTATTTGATTTAGCACTATTTAGTGGAGTAAATAAGGCTAGTATCAATAATGTTAAATATGATATAAAACAATTAGATAATGATACTTTAAAAGATATTATAGATTATATACCTAGTAAATCGTTTGTGCTAACTAATATTAAGATATTAGTAGGAGAAGAGATTTTATTAGGAGATAATAAAAAATATGTAGTAAAACAAGGCGATACAATCATAGATATTGCAAAAGCAAACAAAATGAGTGTTAAATCTTTAATCAAACTAAATCCAAATTTAATAGAACAAGGAAGAGTTAAATTTTTAGAAGATAAAGTATTGGTTGAAGCAAACGGAGATTTGGCAAAAATATTTGATTATAAAGATTTTGTATCAAGAACCTTTAAAGATACATTTAAAGGGGATTATAGTGATGATTTTAAAAATAGTTTATATAAAAATAAAACTTTAAACATTTTCTATAATCCAATGGCTAAAGTTATAAAATACGACCCGCTAGTCCTAGACCTAAACAACAACGGCAGAATAGATACAATCACTCTTAATAATTCTAAGGCATTTTTTGACCACAATAGTGACAACATAGCTTATAAATCATCTTGGATTAGTAAAGATGATGGATTATTAGTATTAGATAAAAACAATAATAATCTAATAGATAATGGTAATGAATTATTTGGAAACTTTACTGAAATTCCAAGTAGTGATTTTAAAGCTTTAGATACTAACAATAATCAAACCTTAAATCCTACTCAAACCACACTTGCTCTAAACGGCTTTGAAGCCTTAAAGCTTTTAGATAGTAATGAAGATGGAGTAATTGATATAAATGATAAAGAGTTTAACAATCTTAAAATTTGGCAAGACTTAAACGAAGATGGCATAACGCAAATAAACGAACTAAAGTCTTTAAAAGATTTAAACATAACTAGCATAAATCTAAACTATAAAGATACAAATCAAAATCTTGATAATGATAACACCATCACTCAAACAGCTACCTTTATCAAGGATGATAAAGAAAGCTTATTGGCTGATATTAATTTTAGCGTTAGTAGTATAGAAAGAGTATTTAAAGACAAGATAAAATATTCAGAAGAAGAATTAAATCTAGCAAATCTTAAAGGCTATGGAGTATTAAGAGATTTAAGGGATGCTGCTTGTTTAGATACTAAATTAAAAGCATTGCTTAAAGATTATTCATCTACAAACAGCAAAGAAGAGCAATTAAACAAGCTTGATAGTCTAATTTATGCTTGGGCTAATACTAATAAAGCTTTAAACAAAGACTTTAACCTATCTAAAACCAAAGAATTTGATAGCAATAATCCTAGCAATACTGATAGCATAAGGGATTTATGGCTTACGCCATCACAAGCTAGAGAATATGCTAATTTTACTATTAGTGAAAGTTTAAAAAATGAGTTTAATGAGCTTAAGCAAAAAATATCAATTATTAATTCATTTTTAGGCGTTAATAATCAAGATTTTTATATAGCTAGTTTAAATGAGTTTAACGAGCTTAGAAATAGCTTTAATAATACTTATGATAGTTTAAGAACTTATGTTTATAAGGGATTGTTATTTCAAACAAGATTAAAAGAATACTATGATGAAATAAGCATTACTAGCTACGAAAACAATGGCTCGTATGAGCTTAAATTAGATTTTTCTAAAAGTATAGAAAAATTTAAGGCTATTAATGAAACAAATCCTAAAAAAGCTTTCGTTGATTTAGCTGAGTTTATAACAAGCTTTAAAGATATAAATTCTTTAAATGATTGTGTAATATTGCTAGGTGATTTTATAAAAACAATGAATAATTATACTTTAAGTGATTATTTAAAACTTTTAGATGAAGATACTATCAATGCACTATCAACTCAAACAGGAACAAGTGGTAATGATACATTAGTAGGGACAAATTTATTAAATGGTAAAGATACTTTATATGGACTTGATGGCGATGATACCTTAATCGGTGGAATTGGTGATGATACTTTAGTGGGTGGTAATGGCAATGATACTTATGTTTTTGATAAAGATTTCGGGCACGATACTATCATAAACTATAAATCAAATCTAAATGATATAGATTGTATTAAATTTAACGATGCAAGTATAAATGCCAATAATTTAAAATATGTAAGAAATTATGATGATTTAATGCTGATTAAAGATGATAATAATAGCATTAGAGTTAAAGACTTTTTTGCATATGAAGATTTAAGAAATACTATTGATGAAATCAAATTCGCTAATAATACAAGCATAAATAAGGATGAGATAATTAATAGAGTTTATACACCTACAAATGGTGATGATAACTTTACAATGTTTTTTACAAATAAAGATTATGTAATAACTATGCTAGATGGCAACGATACCATAATCACACATAATGGAGATGATATTATTGATGGTGGAGATGGAGATGACATCATAAGAAGTGGAGCAGGAGCAGACATCATAAATGGTGGCAATGGTAATGATGATATTTATGCAGGAGATGGTGATGATATCATTATAGGCGGAGCAGGAGATGATATCTTGCAAGGCGGTATGGGGAATGATAAGTATATTTATAAAGGAGTTTGGGGAAAAGATACAATAATTAATCTTAGAAATGATAATGCTTATGATGAAATAATCCTAGATGTTAGCTCATCATTTGTAAAAATTACTAGAAATAATGATGATTTAATAATAAACAAGCTAAAAAGTGCTGGTTGGTTTAGAAAAGTGGTTGATGAAAGTTCATCTATAAAAGTTGTAGATTTTTTCAAAAAAGATTATGATATATCTGCTTTAGTATTACAAGATAAGACTTTAAGTGCTAATGATTTAAGACAAATGGTATTAACTCCTACTTGGGGCAATGATACTTTAATTGGAAGTGAATATAGCGATAAAATATATGGCTTATTTGGTAATGATACTTTAATTGGTGGTAAAGGAGATGATTATTTAGACGGCGGTGCTGGAAATGATACATATATCTTTAATAGAAATGATGGGAATGATTATATAAAAGATGCCTTAGGATATGATACTATTAAATTTAATGATATTAGCTTTAGTGAAGTTGTGCTTAAAAAAGATGTAGATAATCTAATCATCAAATATAACAATAATAAAGATAGTGTTACTATATTAGGTAATTTTGGGATAGGATTTAATAAGATTGAAAAATTTGTTTTTAGTGATAAAACTTTATGCTATGATGAGTTTATAAATACAGCCGCAAAAGAATTACCAAGCTATGAGGATTTGGTAAATAAAGTGATTAAACCTGATTTATCATCTTATTTAAAAAATACAGAAAGACTAATACAAGATACGAATGCTTACTCGCCTAATTCATCTGGATTTATTACATATACAGATGATAAAAACAACAATATTCAAGTATATTTATAA
- a CDS encoding TolC family protein, whose protein sequence is MRIIFVFLIMLSTSIAKDFYTILDYALKNSPIINIAKIDIKSANYNYDFYKSYLYPELSFNADFKYSNTKSNDYKRELFSDYNNHQSTISLILKYDLFKFGNDYYKIKSAKENIATSNYNKCYKELQLSLDLLEYYKLALLSENKLKTYKNLSLAYESLYKLSKRLNKVGELDLINVNSYFLDFSDAKTQILKLEFELRNYLSYISYLSNLNIDKIDDFSKIDEIALDFLEFEKTNKFLELNSKIKSSMYELKSLNQRPTISLYSRYDFYDKTKNNYQDLADSSKKHGYLVGIGINYIIFDGFKTSSSKELKQLEINKLNQELIQAKLEYEKQINELIFFIQNKDEIIKTLKIISKEANTNELYIQKLHKTGEKSKFEVINASIENYKKLQDLNEYIINANANAIKINLINNQFNNCKKGY, encoded by the coding sequence ATGAGAATTATTTTTGTTTTTCTTATAATGCTTAGCACATCAATAGCTAAAGATTTTTACACCATACTAGACTATGCACTTAAAAATTCTCCTATCATAAATATAGCAAAAATAGATATTAAAAGTGCTAATTATAATTATGATTTTTATAAATCATATTTGTATCCAGAATTATCATTTAATGCAGATTTTAAGTATTCAAATACAAAAAGTAATGATTATAAAAGAGAGCTTTTTAGCGATTATAACAATCATCAAAGCACAATATCACTTATATTAAAATATGATTTATTCAAATTTGGAAATGATTATTATAAAATCAAATCAGCCAAAGAGAATATCGCTACAAGTAATTACAATAAGTGCTATAAGGAATTGCAATTATCACTAGATTTATTAGAATACTACAAACTCGCACTATTAAGTGAAAATAAATTAAAAACATATAAAAATTTAAGCCTTGCTTATGAAAGTTTATATAAATTATCAAAGAGATTAAATAAGGTTGGAGAATTAGATTTAATCAATGTAAATTCTTATTTTTTGGACTTTAGCGATGCAAAAACGCAGATTTTAAAACTAGAATTTGAATTAAGAAATTATTTATCATATATATCGTATTTATCAAATCTTAATATTGATAAAATAGATGATTTTAGTAAAATTGATGAAATTGCTTTAGACTTTTTAGAATTTGAAAAAACAAATAAATTTTTAGAATTAAATTCTAAAATAAAAAGCTCAATGTATGAACTAAAATCCCTAAATCAACGCCCTACAATAAGCCTTTATTCAAGATATGATTTTTATGATAAAACCAAAAATAATTATCAAGACCTTGCCGATAGTTCTAAAAAACACGGGTACTTAGTAGGAATTGGGATTAACTATATTATATTTGATGGATTTAAAACAAGTTCATCTAAAGAGTTAAAACAATTAGAAATAAACAAATTAAATCAAGAGCTAATACAAGCAAAGCTAGAATATGAAAAACAAATAAACGAGCTTATATTTTTTATACAAAACAAAGATGAAATAATAAAAACCTTAAAGATAATAAGCAAAGAAGCAAATACAAATGAGCTTTATATACAAAAACTACACAAAACTGGTGAAAAATCAAAATTTGAAGTCATAAATGCAAGTATAGAAAACTATAAAAAACTCCAAGATTTAAATGAATATATAATAAATGCAAATGCAAACGCTATTAAAATTAATTTAATAAATAATCAATTTAATAATTGTAAAAAAGGATATTAA
- a CDS encoding VWA domain-containing protein, with protein MSLSGLHRVKNFSSELYNNIKNNEGFDVKVYLDSKLRPTIGVGYELISHKNTWREHFKTIKLNVSNEQANDFNNLISALSKVKSKDEGKRIIEKYYNNKNSIKLTNEKEAKELFYTILPDYKKMIIKTSNNPNQGISEEMYKYLKDSKELITLIDLAYNGGKKLIGPGLSKAIEEGDRARAWFEIRYNSNGGKSRKTSGYGIAQRRIRTSDFFGLYPDGNVDEEYHMKVVRMYADYKDKIIGEETSIEEPSENDGKKIGEAYQGTNSFKSQISTTLKHFTNENQISGDIILLDNTHNKLGENTNLNKNDLIIIDGGEHKISDISGNDIYYVRNGKVTIDDKDGKGQVVFNGSTLEGGSYDEDRKAYIDAKDTSITYELKDNNDLIVTKGDSSITIRNFKKSEDGFLNINLKDNPGKEVAIVIDTTGSMGDDIATCKANAKIIASNIFKENFYSKISIVTYNDNDIKTIGTYTDYQGFLGGINSVNLQYGGTEYTMAAILEGMSRFTPNNHLSKEVYVMTDEPGDDNHRRDEVEGRAKIFYVAGLRNANNTNKYEDNSVKINFIAIRN; from the coding sequence ATGAGTTTAAGTGGTTTACATAGGGTAAAAAACTTTAGTAGTGAATTATATAATAATATTAAGAATAATGAAGGTTTTGATGTAAAAGTTTATCTTGATAGTAAACTTAGACCTACAATTGGTGTTGGTTATGAATTAATTTCTCATAAAAATACTTGGAGAGAACATTTTAAAACAATCAAACTTAATGTTAGCAATGAACAAGCTAATGATTTTAATAATTTAATATCTGCTTTATCTAAAGTAAAGTCTAAAGATGAAGGCAAACGTATTATTGAAAAGTATTATAACAATAAAAATAGCATAAAACTAACTAACGAAAAAGAAGCAAAAGAACTTTTTTATACTATATTGCCAGATTATAAAAAAATGATTATTAAAACAAGTAATAATCCTAATCAAGGAATTAGTGAAGAAATGTATAAATATCTAAAAGATAGCAAAGAATTAATAACTCTTATTGATTTAGCGTACAATGGGGGTAAAAAATTAATAGGACCTGGTTTATCTAAAGCTATTGAAGAAGGTGATAGAGCTAGAGCTTGGTTTGAGATAAGATATAATTCTAATGGCGGGAAATCACGAAAAACTAGTGGTTATGGAATTGCACAAAGAAGAATAAGAACTTCAGATTTTTTTGGGCTTTATCCTGATGGCAATGTAGATGAAGAATATCATATGAAAGTAGTTAGAATGTATGCTGACTATAAAGATAAAATAATCGGAGAAGAAACCAGCATAGAAGAACCTAGTGAAAATGATGGTAAGAAAATAGGAGAAGCTTATCAAGGTACAAATAGTTTTAAAAGCCAAATCTCTACAACCCTTAAACATTTTACTAATGAAAATCAAATTAGTGGGGATATTATATTGCTTGATAATACCCATAATAAATTAGGTGAAAATACAAATTTAAATAAAAATGATTTGATTATCATTGATGGTGGAGAGCATAAGATTAGCGATATAAGCGGTAATGATATTTATTATGTTCGTAATGGTAAAGTTACAATAGACGATAAGGATGGCAAAGGTCAAGTAGTATTTAATGGCTCTACATTAGAAGGTGGTTCTTATGATGAAGATAGGAAAGCATATATAGATGCTAAAGATACAAGTATTACATATGAGCTTAAAGACAATAATGATTTAATAGTAACTAAAGGCGATAGTAGTATAACAATACGCAATTTTAAAAAAAGCGAAGATGGATTTTTAAATATTAATTTAAAGGATAATCCAGGCAAAGAAGTAGCTATAGTAATAGATACAACAGGTTCTATGGGAGATGATATAGCAACTTGCAAAGCAAATGCAAAGATTATAGCTAGTAATATCTTTAAAGAAAATTTTTATTCTAAAATATCAATAGTTACTTATAATGATAATGATATAAAAACAATTGGAACTTACACTGATTATCAAGGTTTTTTAGGTGGAATAAATAGTGTTAATTTGCAATATGGTGGCACAGAATACACTATGGCAGCTATCTTAGAAGGAATGAGTCGTTTTACACCAAATAATCACTTGAGTAAAGAAGTGTATGTAATGACAGATGAGCCTGGAGATGATAATCATAGAAGAGATGAAGTAGAAGGTAGAGCTAAAATTTTTTATGTAGCAGGTCTAAGAAATGCAAATAATACCAATAAATACGAAGATAATTCAGTAAAAATTAATTTTATAGCTATTCGTAATTAG
- a CDS encoding HlyD family type I secretion periplasmic adaptor subunit produces the protein MFKIFKKFDDDTHEFKPLLVELEDRPQNPLGKSILYIVLFVIVFSIAWLILAKVDIVVSASGKVVPDGEIKIIKPLENGVIYKILVKEGDKIKANEPLILVDPSVSKVNLESKKENLKALEDSLKRLNALSNESELKDVSNAELSLYQNQLNSFKNSINTYEFKIKQTINSLQANKEELKRLEIEHKYTSSKLNRLSKVKDIIAYKDYENLLKTKQDLQLQILVNKNKSLELENKLNELTKELESFKANFIAKNYDELLKTKNEIALLKADINAIEFQSLRQVISSPVDGYVGKLFVNTEGSSVSSNEQLISIIPIDKPLIIKANVLNQDIGYLKKGQNVAIKITTFNFQKYGKLDGILEHIGNDAIKDEKLGDIFEIKVKPLKNHLIVDGEVKEIEPGMQVIAEVKVGKRRVIEFFIYPIIRYLDEGLSIR, from the coding sequence ATGTTTAAAATTTTTAAAAAATTTGATGATGATACACACGAATTTAAACCACTTTTAGTAGAGTTAGAAGATAGACCGCAAAATCCATTAGGTAAAAGTATTTTATATATAGTTTTATTTGTAATAGTTTTTAGTATTGCTTGGCTAATACTAGCTAAGGTTGATATAGTGGTAAGTGCTAGTGGTAAAGTAGTGCCTGATGGAGAAATTAAAATAATCAAACCTTTAGAAAACGGAGTAATTTACAAAATTCTTGTAAAAGAAGGTGATAAAATAAAAGCAAATGAGCCTTTAATACTAGTTGACCCAAGTGTATCTAAAGTCAATTTAGAAAGTAAAAAAGAGAATTTAAAAGCTTTAGAAGATAGTTTAAAAAGATTAAATGCACTAAGTAACGAGAGCGAATTAAAAGATGTTAGTAATGCAGAATTAAGCCTATATCAAAACCAATTAAATAGCTTTAAAAATAGCATAAACACTTATGAATTTAAAATCAAACAAACTATTAATTCATTACAAGCCAATAAAGAAGAATTAAAAAGATTAGAAATAGAGCATAAATACACAAGCTCAAAATTAAATAGACTTAGCAAGGTAAAAGATATAATCGCTTATAAAGATTATGAAAATTTATTAAAAACAAAGCAAGATTTACAATTACAAATACTTGTAAATAAAAACAAATCTTTAGAATTAGAAAATAAATTAAACGAACTCACAAAAGAACTTGAGAGTTTTAAAGCAAATTTTATTGCTAAAAATTATGATGAACTCTTAAAAACTAAAAATGAAATAGCATTATTAAAGGCAGATATAAACGCGATAGAATTTCAAAGCCTAAGGCAAGTTATTTCATCACCAGTTGATGGATATGTAGGAAAATTATTTGTAAATACTGAAGGAAGTTCTGTATCAAGCAATGAGCAATTAATATCAATAATCCCAATTGATAAGCCACTTATAATAAAGGCAAATGTATTAAATCAAGATATAGGATATCTTAAAAAAGGGCAAAATGTAGCTATCAAAATAACCACATTTAATTTTCAAAAATACGGCAAACTAGATGGAATTTTAGAACATATTGGAAACGATGCTATAAAAGATGAAAAATTAGGAGATATTTTTGAAATTAAAGTAAAACCTTTAAAAAATCATTTGATAGTAGATGGGGAAGTAAAAGAAATAGAACCAGGAATGCAAGTAATAGCTGAAGTAAAGGTTGGCAAAAGAAGAGTAATAGAGTTTTTCATATATCCTATTATTAGATATCTTGATGAAGGGCTTAGTATTAGATGA
- a CDS encoding type I secretion system permease/ATPase: MHTALGCLSLCAQFANISIDINAICNKYALKDSEPSIYELAKIAKDNDFKVKIKKLNLKNLHLYKAPFIFLKKDLTYFVVLKLDFNNQQALIFDGGKEARQISYEELHNLSSDKILILAHKLLNDSVKFGFSWFYKRMLSYKGIVLQILLASFVMQLFGLVTPLFTQVVLDKVLLHHSISTLNVIAFAFFSVIVFESLLSLSRNYIFTHTTTKIDAKLGSELFTHLLLLPMVYFENRKVGNIAARIRELDNIRDFIANKSVSVILDLLFSIVFILMMFLYSVKLTFVSLAFVICIALIYFFITPILRARLEDKFQMGAASNSYLVESITGMQTIKSLAIEGSMKKYWEDYLAKYLKSSFNLSNLSNIASTFANSLQKLMTLAILYFGVGLVIDGSLSVGQLIAFQMFANQFSAPIMRLVSLWNELQQAILSVDRLGDILNTPQEQTTNKPISLNQVSGNIKFDNVSFKYSPNSNYVLNNLSFNLQANKSIGIVGRSGSGKSTITKLIERLYIPNEGSIYIDGIDLRHLNPYVLRSNLGVVLQENYLFSGSIKENISLSKPSASMQEIINVCKIAGAHDFISELSAGYDTLVGERGSALSGGQRQRIAIARALLHNPRVLIFDEATSALDYESEKIITSNLSLIKQNKTFIIIAHRLSTVKDCDEILVLDKGNLVECGNHTKLMELNGYYAHLYKQQNL, encoded by the coding sequence ATGCATACAGCCTTAGGTTGCTTATCACTTTGTGCGCAATTTGCAAATATATCAATAGATATTAATGCGATTTGTAACAAATACGCTTTAAAAGATAGCGAGCCAAGTATTTACGAACTAGCAAAAATCGCTAAAGATAATGATTTTAAGGTAAAAATCAAAAAGCTTAATTTAAAAAACCTTCATTTATATAAAGCACCTTTTATATTTTTGAAAAAAGATTTAACATATTTTGTAGTTTTAAAACTTGATTTTAATAATCAACAAGCTCTTATTTTTGATGGTGGAAAAGAAGCAAGGCAAATTAGCTATGAAGAATTACATAATTTATCAAGTGATAAAATCTTAATCCTAGCACACAAATTATTAAACGATAGTGTAAAGTTTGGCTTCTCTTGGTTTTATAAAAGAATGCTAAGTTATAAGGGTATTGTATTACAAATTTTATTAGCAAGTTTTGTTATGCAATTATTTGGCTTAGTTACACCTTTATTTACTCAAGTAGTCCTTGATAAAGTCTTGTTGCACCATAGTATAAGCACACTTAATGTAATCGCTTTTGCATTTTTTAGCGTTATTGTTTTTGAAAGTTTATTAAGCCTTAGTAGAAATTATATCTTTACTCATACTACCACAAAAATTGACGCAAAATTAGGCAGTGAGTTATTTACACATTTATTATTGTTACCTATGGTGTATTTTGAGAATAGAAAAGTAGGCAACATAGCAGCTAGAATAAGAGAGCTTGATAATATAAGAGATTTTATAGCCAACAAATCAGTAAGCGTGATTTTAGATTTGTTATTTAGTATAGTTTTTATTTTGATGATGTTTTTATATAGCGTGAAGCTAACATTTGTTTCATTAGCTTTTGTGATTTGCATTGCTTTGATTTATTTTTTTATAACGCCTATTTTAAGAGCAAGGCTTGAAGATAAATTCCAAATGGGAGCAGCATCTAATTCATATCTAGTAGAAAGCATAACAGGAATGCAAACCATAAAATCCTTAGCCATTGAAGGTAGTATGAAAAAATACTGGGAGGATTATTTAGCAAAATATTTAAAATCATCTTTTAATTTAAGTAATCTAAGCAATATCGCAAGCACTTTTGCTAATTCTTTACAAAAGCTTATGACATTAGCGATTTTATATTTTGGAGTAGGATTAGTAATTGATGGGAGTTTAAGTGTAGGACAATTAATAGCCTTTCAGATGTTTGCCAATCAATTTAGCGCTCCTATTATGCGACTCGTAAGCTTGTGGAATGAATTACAACAAGCTATTTTAAGCGTAGATAGATTAGGAGATATTTTAAATACACCGCAAGAGCAAACTACAAATAAACCTATATCGCTAAATCAAGTATCAGGTAATATAAAATTTGATAATGTAAGCTTTAAATATAGCCCAAATTCTAACTATGTCTTAAATAATCTAAGCTTTAACCTACAAGCAAATAAAAGCATAGGAATAGTAGGACGCAGTGGCAGTGGTAAAAGCACCATAACAAAACTCATAGAAAGACTTTATATCCCAAACGAAGGTTCTATTTATATAGATGGAATAGATTTAAGACATTTAAATCCTTATGTTTTAAGGAGTAATTTAGGCGTAGTTTTACAAGAAAATTATTTATTTAGCGGTAGTATCAAAGAAAACATAAGCCTATCAAAGCCAAGTGCATCAATGCAAGAAATAATAAATGTATGCAAAATAGCAGGAGCACACGATTTCATAAGCGAACTTAGTGCAGGTTATGATACTTTAGTAGGAGAAAGAGGCTCTGCATTAAGCGGCGGTCAAAGACAAAGAATAGCAATAGCAAGAGCCTTGCTACATAATCCAAGGGTTTTGATATTTGATGAGGCTACTTCGGCACTTGATTATGAAAGCGAGAAAATCATCACATCAAATCTATCACTAATCAAACAAAACAAAACATTTATAATAATAGCACATAGATTAAGCACGGTTAAAGATTGTGATGAGATATTAGTCCTTGATAAGGGTAATTTGGTTGAGTGTGGAAATCATACAAAACTAATGGAGCTTAATGGATACTACGCACATTTATACAAACAGCAAAATCTATAA